In a single window of the Scyliorhinus canicula chromosome 1, sScyCan1.1, whole genome shotgun sequence genome:
- the fam167b gene encoding protein FAM167A yields MSLSLNPEPAGSDEADLEPDDDLSRVKALTAKLKLQTRRPSFAEWKEKLESQPWKTGETQPGAESDPKMNLSSGQRDISLVNICGFANIGEALDWLRKELREMQSLDHQLARKLICLRREIHRLKVEQMCHQHKEMLDDVTYGLEECEEESDLLLDIPLKAVFSLSTPLKHIGVTKMNINSRRFSLS; encoded by the exons ATGTCCCTCTCACTGAATCCTGAACCTGCGGGAAGCGATGAGGCTGATTTGGAGCCGGACGATGACCTTAGCCGAGTGAAAGCACTCACGGCAAAATTAAAACTCCAAACTCGGAGACCTTCGTTCGCGGAATGGAAGGAAAAGCTGGAGAGTCAGCCCTGGAAAACAGGAGAGACTCAGCCGGGAGCAGAAAGTGACCCAAAGATGAACCTGTCATCGGGACAGCGCGACATCTCTCTCGTGAATATCTGTGGCTTTGCAAACATTGGCGAAGCTTTAGACTGGCTTAGAAAAGAACTA AGAGAGATGCAGTCGTTAGATCACCAGCTGGCCCGAAAGCTCATTTGCCTGAGGAGAGAGATTCACAGGTTAAAGGTGGAGCAGATGTGCCATCAGCACAAGGAGATGTTGGATGATGTGACATACGGACTGGAGGAATGTGAAGAGGAGTCAGATTTACTCCTGGATATTCCCCTGAAGGCTGTTTTCAGTCTTTCCACACCACTCAAACACATAGGAGTGACTAAAATGAACATTAATTCCAGAAGGTTCTCCCTCTCCTGA